From the Roseibium salinum genome, one window contains:
- a CDS encoding RNA methyltransferase produces MRGYFAVGAEGLSKRMNLGTLMRSAHAFGANFFFTVDADQKIRKTPPSDTSKSPGHLPVFNWDSVDTMDLPRGCQLVGIELTDEAIDLPSFGHPLQAAYVLGPERGSLSPQMLERCQHVVKIPTKFCINVAMAGAIVMYDRHRALGRYADRPVTAGAPKIERPRHVSGGPVMRKGRKVPGT; encoded by the coding sequence ATGCGCGGATATTTTGCGGTGGGGGCGGAAGGCCTCTCGAAACGAATGAATCTCGGCACCCTGATGCGCTCCGCCCATGCCTTCGGGGCGAATTTCTTCTTCACCGTCGACGCGGACCAGAAGATCCGCAAGACGCCGCCTTCCGACACGTCCAAGAGTCCGGGCCATCTGCCGGTGTTCAACTGGGACAGCGTGGACACCATGGACCTGCCCCGCGGCTGCCAGCTCGTCGGCATCGAGCTGACGGACGAGGCCATCGATCTGCCGAGCTTCGGCCATCCGCTTCAGGCGGCCTACGTGCTCGGCCCCGAACGCGGTTCCCTGTCGCCGCAGATGCTGGAACGCTGCCAGCATGTCGTGAAGATACCGACCAAATTCTGCATCAACGTCGCCATGGCCGGCGCAATCGTCATGTATGACCGCCACCGGGCGCTCGGCCGCTATGCCGACAGACCGGTCACGGCCGGAGCGCCGAAAATCGAGCGCCCCAGGCATGTCAGCGGCGGCCCGGTGATGCGCAAGGGCAGAAAAGTCCCCGGAACATGA
- a CDS encoding NADPH:quinone oxidoreductase family protein has product MKACLCKSFGPPSALVIDEVPEPVAGPGEIVVKVGACALNFFDTLIIQGRYQFKPEMPFSPSAEFAGHVETVGEGVSEFAPGDRVMGYMRWGAAREKVVVSASELVRLPDGVSFETAAGLTVTYGTTLHAYRDRADLKPGETVAVLGASGGVGQAAVEIAAIMGATVIACASSEEKLDFARSLGAGLTVDYSRRNLKEALKELTDGKGVDVVYDPVGGELAELALRATAWEGRFLVVGFASGDIPKIPLNLLLLKGCDMRGVFWGEALNRDPEGHRKNMAQLLDWVQAGRLKPHIHAVYPLEGTAAALDEIAARKVRGKVIVRP; this is encoded by the coding sequence GTGAAAGCCTGTCTTTGCAAGTCCTTCGGCCCGCCGTCCGCCCTGGTCATCGATGAGGTTCCGGAGCCCGTGGCGGGGCCGGGAGAGATCGTCGTCAAGGTCGGAGCCTGTGCGCTCAACTTCTTCGACACGCTGATCATCCAGGGCAGATACCAGTTCAAGCCCGAGATGCCGTTTTCCCCGAGTGCCGAATTTGCCGGACATGTCGAGACGGTCGGTGAGGGGGTGTCGGAGTTTGCTCCGGGCGACCGGGTGATGGGTTATATGCGCTGGGGCGCGGCTCGGGAGAAGGTCGTGGTCAGCGCAAGCGAGCTCGTCAGGCTGCCGGACGGCGTTTCCTTTGAGACGGCCGCAGGCCTGACGGTGACCTACGGCACGACGCTGCATGCCTATCGGGATCGGGCCGATCTGAAACCCGGCGAGACCGTCGCGGTTCTCGGCGCGTCCGGAGGTGTCGGCCAGGCGGCGGTGGAGATCGCCGCCATCATGGGCGCAACGGTCATCGCCTGCGCGTCCTCGGAAGAAAAGCTGGATTTCGCCCGCTCCCTCGGCGCCGGCCTGACGGTCGACTATTCGCGCCGGAACCTGAAGGAGGCGCTGAAAGAACTGACGGACGGCAAGGGCGTCGACGTGGTCTATGACCCGGTGGGCGGCGAGCTTGCCGAACTGGCCCTCAGGGCGACTGCCTGGGAGGGCCGGTTCCTGGTGGTCGGGTTCGCGTCCGGAGACATTCCGAAAATTCCGCTCAACCTTCTGCTCCTCAAGGGCTGCGACATGCGCGGCGTCTTCTGGGGCGAAGCGCTCAACCGCGACCCGGAAGGCCACCGGAAAAACATGGCGCAACTTCTCGACTGGGTACAGGCCGGCCGGCTGAAGCCGCATATCCACGCGGTTTATCCGTTGGAAGGAACCGCGGCCGCGCTGGACGAGATCGCCGCGCGCAAGGTGCGCGGCAAGGTGATTGTCCGGCCCTGA
- the xth gene encoding exodeoxyribonuclease III, whose product MTDRLKLVTWNINSVRLRMPIVEQLIDEIAPDVICLQETKCPDANFPENAFRKAGYHHMAIHGQKGYHGVATLSKLPLTNVEKRDFCMIGDSRHVAADVPFNGSSLRLHNFYVPAGGDEPDRTINPKFGHKLDFMAEMEAWLCGIETEKPAILVGDLNVAPFEHDVWSHKQLLKVVSHTPVETELLERVRAAGDWLDAMRHFTPHEEKLYTWWSYRAKDWEKADKGRRLDHVWVSRPLVPHVKGTSVLRAARGWEKPSDHAPVIAEFSV is encoded by the coding sequence ATGACCGACCGGCTCAAACTCGTTACCTGGAACATCAATTCCGTGCGCCTGCGCATGCCGATCGTCGAACAGCTGATCGACGAAATCGCGCCGGATGTGATCTGCCTGCAGGAAACCAAGTGCCCGGACGCCAACTTTCCGGAAAACGCGTTCCGCAAGGCCGGTTACCACCACATGGCCATCCACGGCCAGAAGGGCTACCACGGCGTCGCGACGCTCTCCAAGCTGCCGCTCACCAATGTCGAGAAGCGGGACTTCTGCATGATCGGCGACAGCCGCCACGTGGCGGCCGATGTTCCCTTCAACGGCTCCAGCCTGCGCCTGCACAATTTCTATGTGCCGGCCGGAGGCGACGAGCCGGACCGGACCATCAACCCGAAATTCGGCCATAAGCTGGACTTCATGGCCGAAATGGAGGCCTGGCTCTGCGGCATCGAGACGGAAAAGCCGGCCATCCTGGTCGGCGACCTGAACGTCGCCCCGTTCGAACATGATGTCTGGTCCCACAAGCAGCTCCTGAAAGTGGTTTCCCACACGCCGGTGGAAACGGAACTGCTCGAAAGGGTGCGCGCGGCCGGGGACTGGCTGGATGCCATGCGCCATTTCACGCCCCATGAGGAAAAGCTCTACACATGGTGGAGCTACCGGGCGAAGGATTGGGAGAAAGCCGACAAGGGCCGCCGGCTGGACCATGTCTGGGTCTCCAGGCCGCTCGTCCCGCACGTGAAGGGCACCAGTGTCCTGCGCGCCGCCCGCGGCTGGGAAAAGCCCTCGGATCATGCCCCGGTCATTGCGGAGTTTTCGGTTTAG
- a CDS encoding cation:proton antiporter: protein MDIALTLMAIGALLLAGMLADEIGRRTRLPRVTLLMLCGLAAGPAVLDLLPASLTALYEALSVLALSMVAFLLGGKLSRKYLKRSGQTSAIISASAVLATAAIVFAGLALIGVPIALALILAALATATDPAATTDVIRQSRAKGPFTSVLAGIVALDDIWGVLVFAFSLTAAQAVLGANGSGIALEAIWELVGSILLGIVIGTPAGYLTGRLRPGDPTLSEALGIVFLTAGLALWLDLSFLLAGIACGATVVNTGRHHARAFHEIEHIEWPFMIFFFILAGASLQVDMIARLGMLGAGYILLRFAGRLAGGWLGGKLTSGPHKENSYLFGLSLLPQAGVALGMALVAAETLPEFRNEILTVAIGSTIVFELLGPALTQQALRLAGETGQKAPGSRQA from the coding sequence ATGGACATCGCTCTGACGCTCATGGCCATCGGCGCCCTGCTGCTGGCCGGCATGCTGGCCGATGAAATCGGCCGCAGGACGCGGCTGCCACGCGTTACGCTGTTGATGCTGTGCGGCCTTGCCGCCGGCCCGGCGGTCCTCGACCTGCTCCCCGCCTCCCTGACCGCGCTTTATGAGGCGCTGTCGGTCCTGGCACTGTCGATGGTGGCGTTTCTCCTGGGCGGAAAACTGTCGAGAAAATACCTGAAGCGAAGCGGCCAGACGTCCGCGATCATTTCAGCGAGCGCCGTTCTCGCCACCGCCGCAATCGTCTTTGCCGGACTGGCTCTCATCGGCGTCCCGATCGCCCTGGCCCTGATTCTCGCCGCCCTCGCCACGGCGACGGATCCCGCTGCCACCACCGACGTCATCCGGCAAAGCCGCGCGAAGGGTCCGTTTACCAGCGTTCTCGCCGGCATCGTCGCCCTGGACGACATTTGGGGCGTCCTGGTGTTCGCCTTCAGCCTGACGGCCGCACAGGCGGTTCTGGGGGCCAATGGATCGGGTATCGCCCTTGAGGCGATATGGGAGCTGGTGGGCTCGATCCTTCTCGGCATCGTCATCGGCACACCTGCCGGCTATCTTACCGGCCGTCTGCGCCCGGGAGACCCGACGCTGTCGGAGGCTCTGGGAATTGTCTTCCTGACGGCCGGCCTGGCGCTCTGGCTTGATCTCTCCTTTCTGCTCGCGGGCATTGCCTGCGGCGCGACGGTGGTCAATACCGGCCGCCACCATGCCCGCGCGTTTCATGAGATCGAGCACATCGAATGGCCGTTCATGATCTTCTTCTTCATTCTGGCCGGTGCCTCGCTGCAGGTGGACATGATCGCCCGGCTCGGAATGCTAGGTGCCGGCTATATCCTGCTGCGGTTCGCCGGGCGGCTGGCGGGCGGCTGGCTCGGCGGCAAGCTCACCAGCGGGCCACACAAGGAAAACAGCTATCTCTTCGGCCTCTCTCTCCTGCCCCAGGCGGGCGTTGCCCTGGGCATGGCGCTGGTCGCGGCGGAAACGCTTCCCGAATTCCGGAACGAAATCCTCACCGTGGCCATCGGCTCGACCATCGTTTTCGAACTCCTGGGCCCGGCATTGACCCAGCAGGCGCTGCGCCTCGCGGGCGAAACCGGCCAGAAAGCGCCCGGCTCGCGGCAGGCGTGA
- a CDS encoding GH25 family lysozyme — protein MFLSSCAVYDFPDPTPEDFAVHGIDISRWQGDIDWYTVKRSGVAFAWIKATEGGDHVDPRFAENWIAAREAGVPRGAYHFYYFCRPVEEQIAWVKEVIPVDPQAIPLVLDMEWNAHSKTCQKRPGRDQVLRDMQIFLDEMERHYGKRPVIYSSVDFHRDRLVGALRGEQFWLRSVATYPNNIYDQRDDWVFWQYTAEGRVPGIRGDVDRNAFFGTRSQFADWLNGKLKR, from the coding sequence ATGTTCCTGAGCTCTTGCGCGGTTTATGATTTTCCGGACCCGACACCGGAAGACTTTGCCGTTCATGGGATCGATATCTCGCGCTGGCAGGGCGACATAGACTGGTACACGGTCAAACGGTCCGGTGTCGCCTTTGCGTGGATCAAGGCAACGGAAGGCGGAGACCATGTCGACCCGCGGTTTGCGGAAAACTGGATCGCGGCGCGCGAGGCCGGTGTTCCGCGCGGGGCCTATCACTTCTATTATTTCTGCCGACCGGTCGAAGAGCAGATCGCCTGGGTGAAGGAGGTCATTCCGGTCGATCCGCAAGCCATTCCGCTGGTTCTGGACATGGAGTGGAACGCGCATTCCAAGACCTGCCAGAAACGTCCGGGCCGGGACCAGGTCCTGCGCGACATGCAGATATTCCTGGACGAGATGGAAAGGCATTACGGCAAACGGCCGGTGATCTATTCTTCTGTCGACTTCCATCGGGACCGGCTGGTCGGCGCCCTGAGGGGCGAGCAATTCTGGCTCCGTTCGGTCGCGACCTATCCGAACAACATCTACGACCAGCGCGACGACTGGGTGTTCTGGCAATATACGGCGGAAGGCCGGGTGCCTGGCATCCGGGGGGACGTCGACCGCAACGCGTTCTTCGGAACCAGATCGCAGTTTGCCGACTGGCTGAACGGCAAACTGAAACGCTGA
- a CDS encoding SH3 domain-containing protein: protein MTLFRAPLAILGLLALALPAAAQPRPAIAYTTANLNMRTGPGTNYPVVATVPRGGGVTIFGCTPDFTWCDAAFTNARG, encoded by the coding sequence ATGACACTCTTCCGAGCGCCGCTTGCAATCCTGGGCCTGCTCGCGCTTGCCTTGCCGGCAGCGGCTCAGCCGCGCCCGGCCATCGCCTACACGACCGCCAACCTGAACATGCGGACCGGGCCCGGTACCAATTATCCCGTCGTTGCCACGGTGCCGCGCGGCGGCGGCGTAACCATTTTCGGCTGCACGCCCGACTTTACCTGGTGCGACGCCGCCTTCACCAACGCTCGAGGCTAG
- a CDS encoding CAP domain-containing protein, with protein sequence MGNRFLKTAAAGAIALAVTACTSERMQTPPFYRDLAQTDGVVDAATAAQMISEYRTNNGLSPVFPDPRLSAIAQTQADVMAAAGSVEASRAPDQQLAARLASIGETNTGAAENVSAGYRTFAEAFSGWRESPKHNEVLLRPDATRLGIATAYSADSKHKVFWSLVMAAPATAR encoded by the coding sequence ATGGGCAACCGATTTCTGAAAACAGCCGCCGCCGGTGCGATCGCCCTTGCGGTGACGGCCTGCACGAGCGAACGCATGCAGACCCCGCCCTTTTATCGGGATCTGGCGCAAACCGATGGCGTGGTGGATGCGGCGACGGCCGCACAGATGATCTCCGAGTACCGCACGAACAACGGCCTTTCGCCGGTCTTCCCCGATCCGCGGCTGTCGGCGATCGCCCAGACCCAGGCGGATGTCATGGCCGCCGCCGGCTCGGTCGAAGCCTCCCGTGCTCCCGATCAGCAACTGGCGGCGCGCCTGGCTTCCATCGGCGAGACCAATACGGGCGCTGCGGAGAATGTGAGCGCCGGCTACCGGACCTTCGCGGAAGCCTTCTCCGGCTGGCGGGAATCCCCGAAACACAATGAGGTGCTTCTGCGGCCGGACGCGACAAGGCTCGGCATCGCGACCGCCTATTCGGCCGATTCCAAGCACAAGGTGTTCTGGTCACTGGTCATGGCGGCACCGGCGACCGCCCGGTAA
- the ccrA gene encoding crotonyl-CoA carboxylase/reductase, with protein sequence MTARAEANDNRTREDGPVKDLYEIGEIPPLGHVPKNMYAWVIRRERHGPPEDAMKLEVVPTWELDSNEVLVLVMAAGVNYNGIWAGLGEPISPFDGHGADYHIAGSDASGIVWAVGDKVKRWKVGDEVVVHCNQDDGDDEECNGGDPMFSTSQRIWGYETPDGSFSQFTRVQAQQLMPRPKHLTWEESACYTLTLATAYRMLFGHHPHELKPGQNVLVWGASGGLGSYAIQLITAAGGNAIGVISDEDKRQFVMDLGAKGVINRKDFNCWGQLPKVNSPEYAEWFKEVRKFGKAIWDVTGKGNNVDIVFEHPGEATFPVSTFVCKKGGMVVICAGTSGFNCTFDVRYMWMHQKRLQGSHFAHLKQASAANKLMIERRIDPYMSEVFPWDQIPKAHTKMWKNQHAPGNMSVLVCAPSTGLRTLEDVLDATKR encoded by the coding sequence ATGACGGCACGAGCCGAAGCCAACGACAATCGAACACGTGAGGACGGTCCGGTGAAAGATCTTTATGAAATCGGCGAGATCCCGCCCCTCGGCCACGTCCCGAAGAACATGTATGCCTGGGTTATCCGGCGCGAGCGCCACGGCCCGCCGGAAGACGCCATGAAGCTCGAGGTCGTGCCGACATGGGAGCTGGACAGCAACGAGGTTCTGGTCCTCGTCATGGCCGCCGGTGTCAACTACAACGGAATCTGGGCCGGCCTCGGCGAGCCGATCAGCCCGTTCGACGGCCACGGCGCGGACTACCACATTGCCGGGTCGGACGCGTCCGGCATCGTCTGGGCGGTGGGCGACAAGGTCAAGCGCTGGAAGGTCGGCGACGAGGTCGTCGTCCACTGCAACCAGGACGACGGCGACGACGAGGAATGCAACGGCGGCGACCCGATGTTCTCCACCTCTCAGCGGATCTGGGGCTACGAGACGCCGGACGGCTCCTTCTCGCAGTTCACCCGCGTGCAGGCCCAGCAGCTCATGCCCCGGCCAAAACACCTGACCTGGGAGGAAAGCGCCTGCTATACGCTGACGCTGGCAACCGCCTACCGCATGCTGTTCGGCCATCACCCGCATGAGCTCAAGCCGGGCCAGAACGTCCTCGTCTGGGGCGCCTCGGGCGGCCTCGGCTCCTACGCGATCCAGCTGATCACCGCCGCCGGCGGCAACGCCATCGGGGTGATCTCCGACGAGGACAAGCGCCAGTTCGTCATGGACCTGGGCGCCAAGGGCGTCATCAACCGCAAGGATTTCAACTGCTGGGGCCAACTGCCGAAGGTGAACTCGCCGGAATATGCCGAGTGGTTCAAGGAAGTGCGCAAGTTCGGCAAGGCGATCTGGGACGTTACCGGCAAGGGCAACAATGTCGACATCGTCTTCGAGCACCCGGGCGAGGCAACCTTCCCGGTCTCGACCTTCGTCTGCAAGAAGGGCGGCATGGTGGTGATCTGCGCGGGAACGTCAGGCTTCAACTGCACCTTCGACGTCCGCTACATGTGGATGCATCAAAAGCGCCTGCAGGGGTCCCACTTCGCCCATCTCAAACAGGCCTCCGCAGCCAACAAGCTGATGATCGAACGGCGGATCGACCCGTACATGTCCGAAGTGTTCCCCTGGGACCAGATCCCCAAGGCGCATACCAAGATGTGGAAGAACCAGCACGCGCCGGGCAACATGTCCGTCCTCGTCTGCGCGCCGTCGACCGGCCTCAGAACCCTCGAGGATGTGCTGGACGCCACAAAACGCTGA
- a CDS encoding protein meaA — protein MSAAGDKGQERDRPWIFRTYAGHSTAAESNRLYRGNLARGQTGLSVAFDLPTQTGYDPDDLLAKGEVGKVGVPVAHLGDMRTLFDEIPLERMNTSMTINATAPWLLSLYIAAADEQGADRKLLSGTTQNDIIKEYLSRGTYVFPPAPSLKLTTDVIAWTYSNMPKWNPMNVCSYHLQEAGATPVQELSFALATAVAILDSMKTSRAIPEEDFPKAVGRISFFVNAGMRFVTEICKMRAFTELWDEICRERYGVEDERYRRFRYGVQVNSLGLTEQQPENNVYRILIEMLAVVLSRNARARAVQLPAWNEALGLPRPFDQQWSLRMQQIVAYETDLLEYADIFDGSAEITRKVEALKAEAREELARIDAMGGAVAAIDSSYMKGQLVEANSARLAAIEAGEQVVVGVNKWTDSEPSPLATGEDGGILTVAEHVEEEAVEKLRAWRDARDGKAVQAALAELKSAAQEGRNIMEPSIAAARTGVTTGEWGRTLREVFGEYRAPTGVGQTVRDDAGDLSAVRREVEAVSGKLGRRLKFLVGKPGLDGHSNGAEQIAVRARDCGMEVVYEGIRLTPAQIVNAAVEEDVHVIGLSILSGSHLALVRDVMDRLRAAGADDIPVVVGGIIPEEDAGRLKAMGVAAVYTPKDFQLTDIMADVVKIVGNDSQRAA, from the coding sequence ATGAGTGCAGCAGGTGACAAGGGGCAGGAGCGCGACCGCCCCTGGATTTTCCGGACCTATGCAGGCCATTCGACGGCGGCTGAATCCAACAGGCTCTACCGCGGCAATCTCGCCAGGGGGCAGACCGGCCTGTCGGTGGCCTTCGACCTGCCGACCCAGACCGGATACGATCCGGACGACCTTCTGGCAAAGGGCGAAGTGGGCAAGGTCGGCGTGCCGGTGGCACATCTGGGCGACATGCGCACGTTGTTCGACGAGATCCCGCTGGAGCGCATGAACACGTCGATGACGATCAATGCGACCGCGCCCTGGCTGCTTTCCCTCTATATCGCCGCTGCCGACGAGCAGGGCGCGGACCGGAAGCTGCTTTCCGGCACGACGCAGAACGACATCATCAAGGAATATCTGTCGCGCGGCACCTACGTCTTCCCGCCGGCGCCTTCGCTGAAGCTGACCACGGACGTCATTGCCTGGACCTATTCCAACATGCCGAAGTGGAACCCGATGAATGTCTGCTCCTACCACCTGCAGGAGGCGGGCGCGACACCGGTTCAGGAACTGTCCTTTGCCCTTGCGACGGCAGTCGCCATTCTGGATTCCATGAAGACGAGCCGCGCCATTCCGGAAGAGGATTTTCCGAAGGCGGTCGGGCGGATCTCGTTTTTCGTCAATGCCGGCATGCGTTTTGTCACCGAAATCTGCAAGATGCGCGCCTTCACGGAGCTTTGGGACGAGATCTGCCGTGAGCGCTACGGCGTGGAGGACGAGCGCTACCGCCGGTTCCGCTACGGGGTTCAGGTGAACTCGCTGGGGCTGACGGAGCAGCAGCCGGAAAACAACGTCTACCGCATTCTCATCGAGATGCTGGCTGTGGTCCTGTCCAGAAACGCCCGGGCAAGGGCGGTGCAGTTGCCGGCGTGGAACGAGGCGCTTGGCCTGCCGCGCCCGTTCGACCAGCAATGGTCGCTCCGGATGCAGCAGATCGTCGCCTATGAAACCGACCTTCTGGAATATGCCGATATTTTCGACGGCTCGGCCGAAATTACCAGGAAGGTGGAGGCGCTCAAGGCGGAGGCGCGCGAGGAACTTGCCCGGATCGATGCCATGGGCGGGGCGGTCGCCGCAATCGATTCCAGCTACATGAAGGGGCAGCTGGTGGAAGCCAATTCGGCCCGACTGGCGGCGATCGAAGCGGGAGAGCAGGTGGTGGTCGGGGTCAACAAGTGGACCGACAGCGAACCGTCTCCACTCGCGACCGGCGAGGACGGCGGCATCCTGACCGTGGCGGAACATGTCGAGGAAGAGGCGGTCGAAAAGCTTCGCGCCTGGCGGGACGCACGCGACGGCAAAGCGGTGCAGGCCGCACTGGCCGAGCTGAAATCCGCTGCCCAGGAAGGGCGGAACATCATGGAGCCTTCCATTGCCGCGGCCAGGACCGGCGTGACCACCGGCGAGTGGGGACGCACCCTGCGCGAGGTGTTCGGCGAATACCGGGCGCCGACCGGCGTCGGCCAGACGGTGCGCGACGATGCGGGTGATCTTTCGGCCGTGCGCCGGGAGGTCGAGGCGGTGAGCGGCAAGCTCGGGCGCCGGCTGAAGTTTCTGGTCGGCAAGCCCGGGCTGGACGGTCACTCCAACGGCGCGGAGCAGATTGCGGTGCGCGCGCGCGACTGCGGCATGGAGGTCGTCTATGAGGGCATCCGCCTGACCCCGGCGCAGATCGTCAATGCAGCGGTGGAAGAGGATGTCCATGTGATCGGGCTTTCCATCCTGTCCGGGTCCCACCTGGCGCTGGTGCGCGATGTCATGGACAGGCTACGGGCCGCCGGAGCGGACGACATTCCCGTCGTCGTTGGCGGAATCATTCCGGAAGAAGATGCCGGCCGGCTGAAGGCCATGGGGGTCGCCGCGGTCTATACGCCGAAGGACTTTCAGCTCACGGACATCATGGCGGATGTGGTGAAGATCGTCGGCAACGATTCGCAGCGGGCGGCGTAA
- a CDS encoding carbonic anhydrase has translation MLNFPKHLLEGYGRYLGKGFVRYKETHERLAVYGQTPEVMVISCCDSRVAPEGIFSVGPGELFVVRNVANLVPPYEDTEGQHGTSAAIEFAVKGLKVKHIVIMGHGQCGGVKAFRENANAPMVTGQFIGRWIKLLEPAAISMACMPIDKADDPQLAMEYAGIRQSLKNLLTFPFIEEAVQGAALQLHGAWFDVGSAELRVMNPESQRFEKAGPDAPGIAE, from the coding sequence GTGTTGAATTTTCCGAAACATCTCCTGGAAGGTTACGGCCGTTATCTGGGCAAGGGCTTCGTCCGCTACAAGGAGACGCACGAACGCCTGGCGGTTTACGGCCAGACGCCTGAAGTGATGGTGATTTCCTGTTGCGACAGCCGTGTGGCCCCGGAAGGAATCTTCAGCGTCGGGCCGGGCGAATTGTTCGTCGTCCGCAACGTCGCGAACCTTGTGCCGCCCTACGAGGATACCGAGGGCCAGCACGGAACCAGCGCCGCGATCGAGTTCGCGGTCAAGGGCCTCAAGGTCAAGCATATCGTCATCATGGGTCACGGCCAGTGCGGCGGCGTGAAAGCCTTCCGCGAAAACGCCAATGCACCGATGGTGACCGGCCAGTTCATCGGCCGCTGGATCAAGCTGCTGGAGCCGGCCGCGATCTCCATGGCCTGCATGCCCATCGACAAGGCCGACGATCCGCAACTGGCCATGGAATATGCGGGTATCCGCCAGTCGCTCAAGAATCTCCTGACCTTTCCGTTCATCGAGGAAGCCGTCCAGGGCGCCGCCCTGCAGCTGCACGGGGCCTGGTTCGATGTCGGTTCGGCTGAGCTGAGGGTGATGAACCCGGAGAGCCAGCGTTTCGAAAAGGCGGGGCCGGATGCTCCCGGCATTGCCGAGTAG
- a CDS encoding DinB family protein, translating to MQPDPALFQRMAAYNTWMTDKAYTAAGELSDSERKEDRGAFFKSVHSTLNHILFADRVWMGRFTGRTYETRGMGVDIFDEFDELQAAHLSMCDDIAAFAGQLTPDWLAEPMTWARSTDGVSRERPRWLLVLHMFNHQTHHRGQLSTLLTQAGIDIGVTDLPFMPDLLAGD from the coding sequence ATGCAGCCCGATCCGGCCCTATTTCAGCGCATGGCCGCCTATAACACCTGGATGACCGACAAGGCCTATACGGCCGCTGGAGAATTGAGCGATTCGGAGCGGAAGGAAGACCGCGGCGCCTTCTTCAAATCCGTGCATTCCACGCTCAACCATATTCTGTTCGCGGATCGGGTCTGGATGGGCCGTTTTACGGGCAGGACGTATGAGACCCGGGGCATGGGCGTAGACATCTTCGACGAATTCGATGAGCTGCAGGCCGCCCACCTTTCCATGTGCGACGACATTGCGGCCTTTGCCGGTCAGCTGACGCCGGACTGGCTGGCCGAACCGATGACCTGGGCCCGCAGCACCGACGGCGTCTCCCGCGAGCGTCCGCGTTGGCTGCTGGTCCTGCACATGTTCAATCACCAGACCCACCACCGCGGCCAGCTCTCCACCCTCCTGACCCAGGCCGGGATCGATATCGGGGTGACGGATCTGCCCTTCATGCCGGATCTGCTGGCGGGGGACTAA